A genomic stretch from Malus domestica chromosome 15, GDT2T_hap1 includes:
- the LOC114821537 gene encoding caffeic acid 3-O-methyltransferase 1-like — MALQLEEEENFGCAMQLVFSSVLSMSMQSAIELGVLDIIAKAGPGANLSSSEIAAHIGSGTRNSEAPMMLDRILRLLASYSILSCSVVANEEDGSDSQRLYSLGPVSNYFVTNEDGISFGPMMALIQDKVVLDSWSQLKDAVVEGGIPFNRVYGKGCFEYLGLDPRFNQVFNTAMFNHTTIVTNKILHLYKGFEKITQLVDVGGGLGVTISLITSKHPHIKGINYDLPHVIKHAASYPGVEHVGGDMFASVPSGDAILLKWILHDWSDQHCLKLLENCYNAIPDYGKVIIVEALLPVMPETSTAVKSTSLLDVLMLSQNRGGKERSREEFMTLATGAGFSGIKYECFFSSFCVMEIFK, encoded by the exons ATGGCCCTGCAGCTGGAAGAAGAGGAAAACTTCGGCTGTGCCATGCAGCTGGTGTTTTCTTCTGTGCTGTCCATGTCTATGCAATCAGCAATCGAGCTAGGCGTTTTAGACATCATAGCGAAAGCCGGTCCTGGTGCCAATCTGTCTTCATCAGAGATTGCAGCCCATATCGGCAGCGGCACCAGGAATTCTGAGGCACCGATGATGTTGGATCGTATTCTAAGGCTCCTAGCCAGTTACTCTATTCTCAGCTGCTCTGTCGTTGCTAATGAAGAAGATGGGTCTGATTCTCAGAGGCTCTACAGCCTTGGTCCTGTGTCCAACTACTTTGTGACTAATGAAGATGGTATTTCTTTCGGTCCCATGATGGCATTGATTCAAGACAAGGTCGTCCTAGACTCCTG GTCCCAACTGAAAGATGCAGTTGTTGAAGGAGGAATTCCATTTAACAGGGTCTATGGCAAGGGGTGTTTTGAGTACCTAGGTTTAGACCCCAGGTTTAATCAAGTTTTCAACACAGCAATGTTTAACCACACCACTATTGTCACCAACAAGATTCTTCATCTCTACAAGGGTTTTGAGAAAATTACCCAACTTGTTGATGTTGgtggtggtttgggagtcaccATTAGTCTAATCACTTCTAAGCATCCCCATATTAAGGGTATCAATTATGACTTGCCTCATGTCATAAAACATGCCGCTTCATATCCTG GGGTAGAACATGTTGGAGGAGACATGTTTGCAAGTGTTCCATCTGGGGATGCCATTTTGTTGAag TGGATACTTCACGATTGGAGTGACCAACACTGCCTAAAGCTGTTGGAAAATTGTTACAATGCTATTCCAGATTATGGAAAAGTGATTATTGTGGAAGCACTTCTTCCAGTGATGCCAGAGACTAGCACCGCCGTGAAGAGCACCTCCCTACTTGATGTGCTTATGCTGAGTCAAAACAGGGGAGGAAAGGAGCGGAGCCGAGAAGAGTTCATGACTTTGGCAACTGGTGCTGGATTTAGTGGCATTAaatatgaatgttttttttccAGCTTTTGCGTGATGGAGATCTTT